The region GGGTATCGACCACCCGAAACGCCTTGTCCTTGCGCTGGAGATAGGTAATGAGACGAGCCAGAACCACATGTTTTAGCACATCGGCAAAATTGCCCGCATGGTAGGCATGGCGATAATTCATGAAGACCGGCTCTTTTCTGTTTGAAAACGAGCCTGTGTTTAATGCATTCGCGAGCCGTTGGGAACAGGTCGTTCCGGCTGAGACAGCACAATCCGCCCTTCCGCGTCCGCATATCCCAGTGTCAGAACTTCTGACATGAAGGGCCCGATCTGTCGGGGCGGGAAATTCACCACCGCCATGACCTGACGCCCAACCAGACTGTCACGGGTATAAAGATCGGTAATCTGTGCCGAGGTTTTCCTGACACCTATCTCTGGCCCGAAATCAATCCACAGTTTGAAGGCCGGTTTCCGTGCTTCCGGAAACTCCTGTACATCAATGATCGATCCGACCCGGATATCAACTTTCATGAAGTCATCAAAAGAGATGTCCGCAGACAGCGTATCAGTGGGCATCAGCCAGATCCTCTTTCCGCTCATCGGAAGACTCTTCCGACTTGTCCTTTGTCCGGCCTTTCAGCATCCGACCGATGGAAAACGCCGTGGATACAAATGTTTCCGCCACACCTGACATACGGTCCATCCGTCTGAGAGCCGTATCACCCTGTTCCAGCATCCGGTCAAGCGCTGCCATGGTTCTTGCAAGACCAGGGTCATCATCATCGAGCCATGTGGAGACCACCCGTGAATAGCCAATCACCAGCCCCTGGGTCTTGAGGGCGCCTCTCCGGCCTCTGGTCTCGATCCCGGCTGCGGTCAGCATCCATGACATGGAACGCAGGGACAACCGGTTGAACCGGGCGGCAAGTGCCAGATCAGCCCGGGCGGCATCCATCAGCGCCCTGATAGCAGGCTTCCCGTCTTCAAGCAGTTCAAGACGCTTGATCAGCACGTCAAACAGACGGTCCCGTGCTGGTTCCTCGTCCATATCAGCATCAAGGTCAGACAGAACCTTCTGATCAATCTCTGCTGTAAAGTCAGCCAGAATATCCAGCCGAGAGCCATAGGCATCCCGTAAAGTGGCAAGATCAATACCAGCGCGTTCAGCAATAGCCCACCGGTTCGCAGCCTCCCATCCTCCATCTCCCAGGAGAGCGAGAAACGCCTTGATGACAGCAGTTCTGGTTTTCTTTGTTGCCATGACAACCTCTGGAACCCAATATCTGAACCTTATTCAGATCTTACGTCGAAACAAGCCTATCGGATCCTGTGAGGCAATCAACCGGCCAATTCTCGGGAGCGACGGGCTGCCGCAGCAACGGCGCGCTCCAGCAAGGGCTGGAAACCATCATCAGCCATCAGAACTGAAAGTGCGGCTGCTGTCGTGCCACCTGGCGATGTCACATTCTCCCGCAATGTTCCCGCAGCCAGATCTGATTGCCGGAGCAACTCTCCAGCGCCTGAGACCGTTTCACGCGCCAGACGCCGCGCCATATCCTCAGGCAGCCCGGCCGCCACACCAGCCTTCGCCAGTTCTTCAGCCAGCAGAAACACATAAGCCGGACCACTGCCTGATACGGCAGTCACCGCATCCATCTGCTCTTCAGAGCTAAGCCACTGAACAGAGCCAATACTCTCAAGCAGAGCATCAATGGTGGCCCGCATGTTGTCAGGGAAATGGTCATTGCCGATAACAGCCGAAATTCCCCGCCCGACCTGTGCAGGCGTGTTCGGCATAACCCGGACAACAGCCGTCTGATCTCCGAAGATATCTTCAAACTGACGAATAGGCGTGCCCGCAGCGATGGAAACAACAACGCTATCCGGCCCGGCAAGGGCCGCCAATTCAGGCAGCACATCAGCCATCATCTGCGGTTTAACAGCAACAAGCAGAACACTGGGCGTCACCGAAAGCCCTGTAACAGATTGCCTGACAGCGACCTTGTGACACTCGCAAAGAGACTGCATCTCTGAAGACAGGAACGGATCAACAACCGTGACCTGCTCTCCGTCAAGGCCGCCAGCCAGCCAACCGGCCAGCATGGCACCACCCATTTTCCCTGCACCAATCAGAACAAGCGGCAGGGAGCGGGATAAACTCGCCCCGGATGAACTCAACTGGGTCTGACTCATGCTTCTCCGGCCGTTTCAAACAAAGCACTCTCCACCGCTTCTGACGCTGTTTTCCCGGCCCAGACCACAAACTGAAATGCCTGATAATAACGCTCGCAGGCTTCCAGAGCTGCGGTCAGAAGTCCTTCAACCTGGGTTTCACTCGGCTCGGCTCCGCCAGTCAGCAGAAGCGCATGGCGATACATGACCACACCTTCCTGCGTCCAGAGATCGAAATGACCGACCCACAGTCTTTCATTCACAATAGACAAGAGCCGGACAAGTTCCGTCCGTCTGTGTTCGGATATCTTCAGATCAAAGGCACAGGCCAGATGAAGCGCCTCGAAATCCTCCATCCAGGAGAATGAGACGTGGTAGTCACTCCAAGTACCTGCAATGGAAATGGTGATTTCATCTTCACCGCTGCGCTCGAAACTCCAGTCCCGAATAGCAGCGACCTGCTCGATGATGTCTACCGGATGAAGGGACCGGTCGATGGGTATTTCGGTGAGGCTCATTCGCACTACCCCGCACGTTTAGCCACGCAACAACCCGCGCAACACTGAAACGGAACCCGAACCCCTAAAAACAACACATACGAATCAACAACAATTCCACACGAATCCCGTTCATGTGCGAATATATAGTGCTTTGCCCTGATCACACACACATTTTATGCGCTTGTGGACAGCTGGACGGATCAGTCCTTTGAACGGGCTTCCAGCTCTTCGATACGCGCCTTCAGCACATCGATTTCGTCCAGAGCACGTGCAGCCATATCCCGGACGGCCTCAAAGTCATCACGAGGCACCATATCCATATCAGACATCACCCGCTCGAGCTGGGCAC is a window of Coralliovum pocilloporae DNA encoding:
- a CDS encoding tRNA-binding protein: MPTDTLSADISFDDFMKVDIRVGSIIDVQEFPEARKPAFKLWIDFGPEIGVRKTSAQITDLYTRDSLVGRQVMAVVNFPPRQIGPFMSEVLTLGYADAEGRIVLSQPERPVPNGSRMH
- a CDS encoding TetR/AcrR family transcriptional regulator → MATKKTRTAVIKAFLALLGDGGWEAANRWAIAERAGIDLATLRDAYGSRLDILADFTAEIDQKVLSDLDADMDEEPARDRLFDVLIKRLELLEDGKPAIRALMDAARADLALAARFNRLSLRSMSWMLTAAGIETRGRRGALKTQGLVIGYSRVVSTWLDDDDPGLARTMAALDRMLEQGDTALRRMDRMSGVAETFVSTAFSIGRMLKGRTKDKSEESSDERKEDLADAH
- the proC gene encoding pyrroline-5-carboxylate reductase, which encodes MSQTQLSSSGASLSRSLPLVLIGAGKMGGAMLAGWLAGGLDGEQVTVVDPFLSSEMQSLCECHKVAVRQSVTGLSVTPSVLLVAVKPQMMADVLPELAALAGPDSVVVSIAAGTPIRQFEDIFGDQTAVVRVMPNTPAQVGRGISAVIGNDHFPDNMRATIDALLESIGSVQWLSSEEQMDAVTAVSGSGPAYVFLLAEELAKAGVAAGLPEDMARRLARETVSGAGELLRQSDLAAGTLRENVTSPGGTTAAALSVLMADDGFQPLLERAVAAAARRSRELAG
- a CDS encoding YbjN domain-containing protein, whose product is MSLTEIPIDRSLHPVDIIEQVAAIRDWSFERSGEDEITISIAGTWSDYHVSFSWMEDFEALHLACAFDLKISEHRRTELVRLLSIVNERLWVGHFDLWTQEGVVMYRHALLLTGGAEPSETQVEGLLTAALEACERYYQAFQFVVWAGKTASEAVESALFETAGEA
- a CDS encoding accessory factor UbiK family protein yields the protein MTQTSNRLLDDFAKLMTDAAGVAQGVRKEAETAMRAQLERVMSDMDMVPRDDFEAVRDMAARALDEIDVLKARIEELEARSKD